From a region of the Pogona vitticeps strain Pit_001003342236 chromosome 7, PviZW2.1, whole genome shotgun sequence genome:
- the OCEL1 gene encoding occludin/ELL domain-containing protein 1: MEPWARSSGRSPTIPGSPRHFGSSPPGLASAWTDSSPDQEASSLKPVRRFLPPSWKNAFRGWWRRPQAETSLPTYTPKDFRSSPPVSPVLERPKRMVSEGLESLSKDTKQGSVSSGDDDEKVPLASSTDQQSGKAVPTPRSQGGRSTPPPGYQGKLEAYESKYAYMKSWPGLLRLMGALELILGGMAFACTAAYLQKDYQWSQLYGGGQWPYGGAVGAGYSYYGPMTAFVLAVASLAWLVTVILLGLGVTMYYRTILLRAHWWPLTEFGLNLFLSLLYLAASLAYVHDINRGGLCYSLLAANPLVAAICRVGGGQVAALTFLFLNTLLYLAGALVCLRMWSHEGGRRGPPVQPKLVLLREAPKPAASLGATPRPPGTSIRRVEFSEKSEDPERLNYAIPTGYNPKPHIVPDYIMKYPAVRSTEEREKYKAVFSDQYGEYKELHREIQAALQKFRLLDEAMAKLPRRYQSQKEQRRASALRKEYERKKKDPAFLEKQERCEYLKRKLAHLKGQIQAYDRENGEGGSSVYF; encoded by the exons ATGGAGCCATGGGCCAGATCCTCGGGAAGGTCTCCCACGATCCCCGGATCCCCGCGGCATTTCGGCTCCTCTCCTCCTGGCTTGGCGTCGGCTTGGACGGACAGCTCTCCGGATCAAGAGGCATCTTCTCTGAAGCCCGTCCGGCGTTTCCTTCCCCCGTCGTGGAAGAACGCTTTCCGGGGATGGTGGAGACGGCCCCAGGCCGAGACCTCCCTTCCGACCTACACCCCAAAAGATTTCCGGAGCTCTCCACCGGTGTCCCCGGTTTTGGAACGCCCAAAGAGGATGGTGTCTGAGGGCCTCGAGAGCCTCAGCAAAGACACGAAGCAGGGAAGCGTCAGCAGTGGAGATGATGATGAGAAGGTCCCCCTGGCCTCCTCCACCGATCAGCAGTCGGGCAAGGCGGTGCCGACCCCCAGGAGCCAGGGTGGGAGGTCCACTCCTCCCCCGGGCTACCAGGGGAAGCTCGAAGCTTACGAGAGCAAGTACGCCTACATGAAATCGTGGCCGGGCCtcctgaggctgatgggagctcTGGAGCTGATCTTGGGCGGGATGGCTTTTGCCTGCACAGCCGCTTATCTCCAGAAGGACTACCAGTGGTCCCAGCTCTACGGGGGTGGCCAGTGGCCCTATGGCGGGGCCGTGGGTGCCGGGTACAGCTACTACGGCCCGATGACGGCCTTTGTGCTGGCGGTGGCCAGCCTGGCGTGGCTGGTGACCGTCATCCTGCTGGGCCTGGGGGTGACCATGTACTACCGGACCATCCTCCTGCGGGCGCATTGGTGGCCGCTGACCGAGTTTGGCCTCaacctcttcctctccctgctcTACCTGGCCGCCTCCCTCGCCTACGTCCACGACATCAACCGCGGGGGCCTCTGCTACTCGCTCCTCGCCGCCAACCCGCTGGTGGCGGCCATCTGCCGGGTGGGCGGGGGCCAGGTGGCCGCCCTCACCTTCCTCTTCCTGAACACCTTGCTCTACCTGGCCGGCGCGCTCGTCTGCCTCCGGATGTGGAGCCACGAAGGCGGCCGGAGGGGCCCGCCAGTGCAG CCAAAGCTTGTCCTCTTGCGAGAGGCCCCCAAGCCTGCAGCCTCCTTGGGGGCCACCCCTCGGCCTCCCGGGACGTCCATACGGCGGGTGGAGTTCTCCGAGAAGAGTGAGGATCCGGAGAGGCTGAATTACGCCATCCCGACCGGATACAACCCCAAGCCTCACATCGTCCCGGATTATATTAT GAAGTACCCGGCCGTCAGAAGCACAGAGGAGCGGGAGAAGTACAAAGCCGTCTTCAGCGATCAGTACGGCGAATACAAGGAACTTCACCGTGAGATCCAGGCAGCCCTGCAGAAGTTCAGATTGCTGGACGAGGCTATGGCCAAGCTGCCCCGCCGGTACCAGAGCCAGAAG GAGCAAAGGCGTGCCTCGGCTTTGCGGAAAGAATACGAACGCAAGAAGAAG GACCCGGCTTTCCTGGAGAAGCAAGAGCGTTGCGAATACCTGAAGAGGAAGCTGGCTCACCTCAAGGGCCAGATCCAGGCCTACGACCGTGAGAACGGCGAGGGAGGCTCCTCCGTCTACTTCTGA